AATGCACGCTTCCATTTGCTGCCGGTCTTATGACTTCATAGCTAGACAAATGGGACAGGATTTTGTTAAATCTACCAACGAACAAAGGACTGAAATCGGTGGTGATGAAGCGTAGGCGAGATTGGAAGTGGCGACAAGTGATGAACAGAGGAATGATTATATCGTTGAATTCATGGAATAGGTTTCCTCTGAAGCCGCCGGACGAGAAGACTATGGCAGGGAAGTCGTGGGTATAATGACAAGCTGGAGTAGTGATGTTTCCCTGAAGTATCTGGACTGGTGAAACAAAACTCATGGCTCTCTTATCTGGTTTCCTTGCATATGGCCGGACTATGCTGTTTGCTTGGGGCATACCTTGACTGAATGGTGCATAAAGCTTCATTGTACGGGTATCGATCCTTACTGATCTATTGGCAACACAGACATCAGTGTGAAGGTCAGAATGGCAAGCAAATCCAGTGGCTTCAAGTTGGTTTTGATCTTCTCCTACATGAATGCATCCAATTTCATTTAACTAGTTAGTTAGATATGACTATGATCTTGCATTCAGTCTAGTACTGGTCTTAGATTATGATTATAAAGGATCATAATCTCActaattttgaataaagaagaaagaagaagaagaagaagcagaagaagaagacctCTCAGTAGCCTTCTCAAGAGAAAATTCAGGTGCTCTTGATCATCAATGCCTCGGCCATCCTTTCCGGGGGTGCTGCGACTGCTGCCCCGATTTCTTATCTGTTGGTTCCCTATCATTTCCAACCAACCATATCAAGTCAGTCAATGGGTGGGTAAGAAAAGTTACGTACAACATTGATTCGGGCATGTCTTCGAATATGCAGTGTATTCGAGAATTACATTGATTGGATCCGAAATGCAGAGTGTAGAGCAAGGTGAGGAGAAGCAAGCAGACTAATGGAGTCGCGCGAAAAACCGGACTTCCGGGCGCCTTCTCCATCTTACCACCAACCTGATCAAAACCTGCTCGAAGCTTTTGCATTTCTTATACAAAGCCATGTAACGCCATGGAGATGTTTAATGGAAAAGAGTAAGCACAGTTGGCTTGTCAATTTAGTGGCTAATTAGTCTAACCATTTTCTTGTCTTCTGGTCAATCGTTTTCTTACTGCCATTCGTTATTcctctcttgtttttttctccCCTTCTGGGATTAGTTTAATCAACTGGATTAGCTTGAGCGGGACACTTGCTTTTTGCTGGTACCTACTCGGAGAAAACTTTTCTAATCAGTGGTGGTTAGTGCATGATTGTGCATATGATCAGCTGATTAATCAGTACTAATAGTTAATCTGCTTCGCGACAAGGCGTCCGCAACACTTCCATTTGGCCTTTTTTTGCAAGTGTTTGTAATAGATGTGATTTATATGGTAAAGAGCCATATAATAAAAACTACAAATGGAAAGAAATATGGATCGAGAGGGGGCTTTGGGCCATTTAGGAGTATAATTTGGCTAACATCAAATGGTGTATTTTGGAGGAAAACCCGGAAAaaaagtttatttgaaaaagtttgAGTGCACAAATTTAGGCGTACGAATTTGAATACAAATGTGTCAGAAAATAGTTCAATACAAGCGGATTTTGCAAAATCTAGAGGGACTTAAGTTCTCGAACGTATTTGTGACTAAAATCTCTGTGCGTATAAATTTACAGAAGTAATATTTTCCTTGATCCTATACAATGTTTTTCATTGTGGAAGATCATAGATCCATGAGTGTCTCATTCCATCCTCATTTGTTTTGTGAATTGATTATCTTATGCATTTTCTGCTTCTGTTTTCTTGAGGAACtgtaaaatcaacaaaaatgatACGATCCATGACACTGGATCCATGAAAGAAACTGGACGGTCCATGAAATTGTTCATTGATCCGTCTAGACGGTCCAATTTCTTTCACCGATTTTGTGTCATGGACTGTAACAAGCGTCTAAAATCAAAGCTAAGAATACACTTTCAAGTATTATAAGCGTTGGACTAGACAGCCAAAATGAGCCACGGGCCTTTTGTATTGGGCTTTCAACCGAAACTGATATTGGGCCAAGTTAACATACGAGAAGGCTTATCCCATTTCAGGCCTGAATTTCTTTGATGCCCCGTAATGGCTTTGGGACATTTGATTCCCATGAAATCTAGACCATTAATTAGATTGGAAAAGAAATCTAATCACAATAGTAAGATCGAAACCATATCTAAAAAGGGAGGTTGATTATTTGATGAAAACATCGTGGTTTTTGCACTTGCATATCATATCTTGGAACCAAAATTGCCACATTTTATGGCCGCACTTACAGAATTCAACCGGAATATCGATTTAGTAGTGAGAATATGTAATCTACATTTTAACTAACATATTTTTTTCGATAGAATTTTATTACGGTAACGATGTGGATAATAATTATTTTCATAGAAATAGATATCgttttaagtttttttaatttataaaaaaaatataaaaatcttGTATTCCTTTTTGTTCTAAATATTTGATGGAAAAAACCCTTCCTTTCGTGAAGCGTAATTACATGCCCTAATGATTAGATGAAGATACAATTCATCATTTTTAATAGTTAATAACAATTGTGTGTAAATTAATGTTAGttgagagagaatttttttattttatttttgatggcGTAGCTGAGAGATTATTACCTATGGTCTACCGTTGATGGTCAATGTCTGAGTGACAACTGAATGATTGACCCTTACAACTAGCTATGACTAATTCCATACAATTAATATGTAAACCCTACAATTAATGTCATCAATGATAATAGCTGACTAAAAATTGTTTAACTGTTAGCACAATTATAGTGATGGTAGTAGTTTTCAGAGATAAGTAGAAATATTATCGAGCGGTCAGTATTTTGAGTGACGAGCGAATGATTGATCTATACAATTGACGACCTTAAATTGATAAAGTTTGAATGGTTAAACGATGAATTTCAAATCCCGATGATCTtgtagttttttaattttcaaaggGAGGATATCTACGAGGACAACTGACCAAGTTCAATTGATTGATGTGATTAGTATAATTGAACCGACTGTTCCGCTTGATTGATGTGACTAATGTGGTTCACCGGCAACGTTTTCTAAAACAGTTTATTATCTGCCCAtccaagttttttgtttttttgcaaaaatcaaTGACTGTCTCCCTAAGATTGTATGCATCTATAAAGAATTTAACACTAGATTcactaatttcttttttttttttggtttttcatttggAACAAATATGGATGCACAAGATTGCATGCATCTATAATGGTATGCAATTATATCTTTGTAACTATAGGTTGAAAAACTGTAAGGGTTgtatttggttgagagtttagtttagtttagttttggtagtgggtgaagaaagaaatagaataataattgaagataggaataatgattggagagagatagaaagagatgagaaagtaataattgaaaaaatagggtaataattagagaaagaaatagggtaatgattgaaaacaaaactaaaactaaaactaaacggtGAACCGAGTTTATGCCATTTCTGTGATATTTTttaacagtaatgctacacacacagcatttatgcacagatttgttgtggggcccactacgggtcccacacaaataatccgagccgttcattaaatgtaaaatattttttcaagggcctcagcaaaaaatcaactcaatctgatacttaaagatgctcgattcaatcatttaactttttattcgaatttcaggataatgaaaagttagatgattaaatcaagcacttataggtatcggattgagctgatttttcgcggcgGCCCttggaaaaatgttttacatttaatgaacggctcggattatttgtgtgagacccgtagtgaGCTCGATaacaaatctgtgcataaatgcTGTGTGTCCGCATTACTGATTTTTTAATCAGGGAACGTTGAAATTCTGCTTCCGTCCTTGGACTTTGATATGTACCAAATGTAACTAGGCAACTGATGGTAAGTATAGTTCgggagtaccgccacgtggtattCCAAACCGAGGCGGTACTCCAAATCACTTTACAATCATACATTCTTGTGTGGGGTCTACCACTAAGTATATGAACCTCACATAAATATTTGGCTTTAAATTGGTCCGaagtaccacgtgacggtactCCCAAACTATTAAATAATTATTCCTGACGCGCTTCTATTTCCACCACACATTATAACATTATAATGAGGATTTTTGGGCCTTCGAACAGAGTGTGTGGTGTAAAAGGAACGTGGGTCAGCATATGGCGGTGCTGCAAGTTGTGATCGAAACTAGTAGCCCAAAAGTCTTTCCTTCTAAATAACACAggttcctctttctttcttactGTACCTTCACAGGTAAAATTACACACAGGTTCCGCTATCTTTCTTGATTGTATCTTCCCAGGTAAACTGGAAAGGATCATCTTAGAACACGGTTTCTTCGACCCGAAGGAGCTGAGCGCCCCAGAAGTCGAAGTACTTTGACAAGAGTCTTTCTAAAACTCACAACattaatatacatattttgccGGTCGATGTATACAGCCCTGGCAGCCGTATACCCTTTCGCGAATATGGATGCTGGATTAGTAATGACAGGGTGATTACAGCCGTAAAAGGACAGGAGAGAGCTTTCCTCCGGTTCTATTTTGTACTCTATGTAATTCAAACCCATCTCCGTAGCTGGCCCGCCAAAGTAGTTGGTTGAGGCCCAGTCTACGCCTAGCGGCACCAATTGCACCAGGACAGCCCCTTGGGGCAAGAAGAGAGCGTTCGTAAGCCCAGCTCCATGGGCGCCAACCATTACACTGGATGTGTTCACCACCTGTGCGTACTTGTCTAAATTGGACATCGCATTAGGCCTTGCGATGACAACTTTGAAGCCTAATGCCTTCATCATGGTCACCATCTCATTTTCGTTCAGAAACCTTCTTGAACTTTGACGAGATATAAGTATCAACACCGGTTGTTCTGGCTGTGACAAATCTCGTATCTTCAGATTGTATGATTTTCTGAGGAACTGCTTGAAATCGAGCATGGAGTAACCCCTGGGGATATCAGAGGATTTTATGGCAAGATTGCCATGGTAGTGAAGTCCAACAACAGCTCCAGGAAAGCAATGCACGCTGCCATTTGCTGTCGGATTAATAACTTTGTAGCTAGACAAATGGGACAGTATATCCTCAAATTTACCAATGAACGAAGGACTGAAATCGGTAACAATGAAGTGTAAGCGAGATTGGAAGTGGCGACTAGTGATGAACAAAGGAATGAGTATTTCGCTGAATTCATGGAATAAGTTTCCTGCGAAGCTGCCGGATGAGAAGACTACGGCTGGGACGTTGTGGGTATATTGACAAGCTGGAGGAGTGATGTTTCCCTGAAGTATCTGGACTGGTGAAACCAAACTCATGGCCGTCTCATCTTCCTGCCGTGCATATGGACGGATTGTGCGATTGGCTTGGGGCATATGTTGACTGAATGGTGGATAAACGTTCATTGTATGCGTATCGATTCTCACTGGTCTATTGGCCACATAAACTTGAGTGTGAAGGTCAGTATGGCAAGCAAATCCAGTCGTTTCAATTTGGGTTTGATCTTCACCTATTAATTATGCATCCAATTCAATTGTATAAACAAATTAGGTGTAGATATGATGTCAAATTTCTATTGTTTGAAGCCATGCTTTAAGCAATGTTAGAGAAGTATGATTATAGCTAAGCTTTTATAACATGATTAACCAGTGATATCGAATAAAGGGCAAGGTGGTATTAGTGAGTGAATGGCATAGAGTTTAATGTGATTGGTGT
The sequence above is drawn from the Rhododendron vialii isolate Sample 1 chromosome 6a, ASM3025357v1 genome and encodes:
- the LOC131328756 gene encoding alpha-1,3-arabinosyltransferase XAT2-like; protein product: MNVYPPFSQHMPQANRTIRPYARQEDETAMSLVSPVQILQGNITPPACQYTHNVPAVVFSSGSFAGNLFHEFSEILIPLFITSRHFQSRLHFIVTDFSPSFIGKFEDILSHLSSYKVINPTANGSVHCFPGAVVGLHYHGNLAIKSSDIPRGYSMLDFKQFLRKSYNLKIRDLSQPEQPVLILISRQSSRRFLNENEMVTMMKALGFKVVIARPNAMSNLDKYAQVVNTSSVMVGAHGAGLTNALFLPQGAVLVQLVPLGVDWASTNYFGGPATEMGLNYIEYKIEPEESSLLSFYGCNHPVITNPASIFAKGYTAARAVYIDRQNMYINVVSFRKTLVKVLRLLGRSAPSGRRNRVLR
- the LOC131329144 gene encoding alpha-1,3-arabinosyltransferase XAT3-like, translating into MQKLRAGFDQVGGKMEKAPGSPVFRATPLVCLLLLTLLYTLHFGSNQWNQQIRNRGSSRSTPGKDGRGIDDQEHLNFLLRRLLRGEDQNQLEATGFACHSDLHTDVCVANRSVRIDTRTMKLYAPFSQGMPQANSIVRPYARKPDKRAMSFVSPVQILQGNITTPACHYTHDFPAIVFSSGGFRGNLFHEFNDIIIPLFITCRHFQSRLRFITTDFSPLFVGRFNKILSHLSSYEVIRPAANGSVHCFPGAVIGLHYHGNLALNTTDIPGGYSMLGFRQFLRESYNLKVVNVPEMNKPVLILVSRAKTRSFLNEDDMVTMMKALGFRVVVARPHMMSNLDKFAQVVNSCSVMVGAHGAGLTNAMFLPQGAVLVQVVPLGLRWLSSRYFGGPAKEMGLKYVEYRVEPVESSLLTLYDQDHPVITNPASIFLEGYEVARAVYIDGQNLTINVVRFREALVKTLGLLGRSTTLG